GTCGGCGAGCACCACGCCCGGCCAGACCGTGCCGGCCCGATGCCCGGCCAGCAGCCTGTCGATCCGCTCCGCCTGGCCCTGGGGGTGAGGAACTCGGCCGGCCCGGCCGGTTCCCACCGCCGGAAGGCCTCCGCGTCCCGCGCCCGGTGCGCGGCGATCGGGGCGGCGTCGCCGGGCTCGATCAGACGGATCCTGGTACTGCTCTGCATGGCGTGACCTCGTTGCGGTGCGTCGTGTGAAAGGGCCAGACCTCGGCAACGGCTCTCGCGCCCGCGCCCTACACCCGCCGGAGGATCGAGTCGATCGCGGAGGTGCTGTTCTCGCCGAACAGGTCCAGAAACCTGGTGTCGAGTCGGTAGTGATGCGGGCTGTCGCGGAGGAAGTCCCGAAGGGTGGCCCGCTTCGCGAGGCTGTCCTCGATCAGCAGGTAGTCGCCGGCTGTCAGTCGGGTGTCGAAGAAGTCGAGCACGGTTCGCACGTGCGCGTGCGCATCCTCGATCACCAGCCAGGGCCTGGGCAGGTCGTCGCAGTCGGTGAGCACCTCGTCGAGGTGGCGGACGTCGCCGGTCCGAAAGCTCACTCGGTCGTCCTTGAGGTCGACCGCGGTGCGGTCGATGGAGATGATCACCGGCTGCAGGCCGTGCGCTTCGGCGACGTCGGCCAGCCACAGTGCGCTCCCGCCGCTGCCGGAGCCGAGTTCGATGATCGTGCCGGGGCCCAGTTCGGCGAGCAGCATCGGATAGCAGGCCAGGTCGAACACCGTCTTGTACAGCGGCTGACCGGCCCAGGTCAGGTGCTCGGTCACGCCCTGGGTGGCGACGAAGTTCCGGGCGGGGAACGCCAGGGCCGCGAGCACGTCCCGGTCGGTCCGGTCGAGGCGCGGCAGCGGATCCTGGAAGCGCTCCGCCGTCAGCAGTCCGACGTATGAGGTCAGTTCATCGGCCTGGCCGGTGCGTCGGGCCTTGGTCACCGCGCGCCGGATGTGGTGGTCGTGATAGGTGGCGATACCGCCCTGCCGAGCGACTTTCGCGACGACGAGACGCTCGGCGGTCTCGGCCAGTTCGTTGACCTCGTAGCCCGGCTCGGCCATTGCACCCCCAACTCCGGTTAGGACGCGAACATACACGATCAGCAGTGGTCTAGGCTGGGCGGCCGTGATTCGGCAGGGACGATGCTCGGGGCCGTCGGCGTGCTCTCCAGTTCGTCCACGGTGGCCACGCGGATGCTCAAGGACGGGATCTGTGCGATGAATGTACGGTTCGGCGTGAATCTGACGAAGCTCGAGGACCGGGCCTCCTGGATGGACAAAGCCCGACGTGCCGAGGCCCTCGGGTACGACGTGATCACCGTGCCCGACCACATCGGCATGCCGTCGCCCTTCCTGGCGTGTGCCCTGGCCGCCGAGGCGACCGGCAGCGTCCAGGTCGGCACGTTCGTGAGCAACACGTCGTTCTACAGCCCGGCACTGTTCGCCCGGGATGTCGTCACTGCTGCCCAACTCACGGGAGGGCGGCTGGAGGTCGGGCTGGGCGCGGGCTGGAAGAAGCCCGAGTTCGACCGGGCCGGCATACCGTTCGAGGCGCCGGGCAAGCGCGTCGACCGACTCGTCGAGACCCTGGACGAGGTGACTCGCGTTGCCGGGTCCGACCGGCCGCCCGTGATGATCGGCGGAAACGGCGACCGGGTGCTGCGGCTGGCCGCCCGGCGCGCCGACATCGTGTCCTTCGCCGGTACCAGGTTCGACCCGCAGGGCCGGGGCATGCAGTACCTGACCGAGCGCCAGCTGGACGAGCGGGTGGCTCTGGTCGATGCGGAGCTGCGCGCGGCGGGCCGGGAGGCGGTGCGCCGGAACATCATCGTCCTGCGCACTCAGGTGACGGATGATCGTCGGACGGCGCTGGAGGACTACTCCCGGTTCCTGCGCGTGAGTCCGGAGCAGGTCGCCGCACTGCCCGCCGTGCTGATCGGGAGCCCGGAGCAGATCGCCGAGCAACTGAGCGCCCGCCGGGAGCGGTTCGGCATCGACTACGTCATCGTGCAGGAGGCGGCGCTCGACGACTTCGGCAAGGTGATGGCGCTGTTCGACTGACCCGGGCGCGGGGGACGGGCCGGAGGCCGTTGGTCAGCGCGCTGCGGGGCCTGGTTCACCGGGCCGGGACCCGCCGTCGCCGGGTGTCCCGGTGCCCGTCGGCGCGTCGGGCGGTGCGAAGCCGAGCACCGTGCTGACCCGGTCGGACGGAGCCGCGGTGCCCTCGACGCTGCGGGCCAGCAGGGTGCGGGCCAGTTCCTTGGTGTCGACGCCTTCCAGGGCGGCGCGCAGGCGTGCGGCCAGCTGATCGACTTCACGCTCCAGCACGTGCTGTGCGTTGTCCGCCGGCAGCGGGGGCAGCGTCTCGCCGTCGACCTGTCGCATCAGGCTCTCGGTGATCGCGGTGACGACGTCGGTGAGCGGCAACGGGTTGACGGCCAGCGTCAGATGGACACTGGGACTGCCGGGCAGCGCGACACCGGCGTGCAGCCAGCCCGCCGGCAGCCACAGCACATCCAGGGGCCGCAGGACCACCTCCTGCGCGGGGGCGTCCGCCGAGGGCCGCACCAGCCATCGCTTGGCGCCCGCGAGCTGGACGAGGAACGCGCTGTAGGGATCGGTGTGTTCGGCGAAACCCTGGGCCGAGTCCGGCGTGAGATAGGCGTTGGCGAAGACCCGGGCGCCCAGATCGCCGGCGAGCGCCCGGGCGAGGCGGCCTGCCGGGGGTGGAACCGCTGGAGGCCCTGGAGGACCAGGGTCGATCCGCGGCCCACCTGCCGTGCGATCCCTTCCGCGTCGGCGAGTTGCCCGACGGTCGAGGCGGTGTCGGAGCCGGACGCCAGCGTGTAGTGGCGGGGGTTGACCAGTTTTCCGTCCCGCGCCATCCGGAACGCCGGCATTCGCAGCCCGCGATGGGTGACGAGCTCGTCCACGTCGTCCGGGGACAGCACCGCGCGCACCGCCTCGTGCGCCGTCGTCGTCACGGCGCGGTCCGGCCAGCCGCCGGAGAATTCGTCGACAGAGAACCCCAGGTCACGCAGACTCATACCGTCTCCCACCCGTTCGTCACCACACGACGTGCGATTCGTCAGGCATCGTAGGCGACCGCGCGGCGCCGGGACACACCTGTCCCGGATCGATTCGCGTACACACGCGGGGGCGTGCCGCAAGTACCGCCGACCCTGTTACGGCACCTCATAGTTTGGATACGGTCTGGCGGACGGCAACGACACAGGAGGATCTGCCATGGGCGAAGCGGTCTCGACGGGCGTCGACGTCTCCGGAAGGTCGCCGGAGATGCGCCCGCAGGACGATCTCTTCCGCCACGTCAACGGCCGCTGGCTCGAGGAGTCCGTCATTCCCGAGGACCGCGCCGTCGCCGGATCCTTCGTCGACCTGCGCGACGCGGCCGAGTTGCACCTGCGGGAGATCGCGGAACGGGCCGCCGCCGGGGACGCGCCGGACGGCAGTGACGAGCGGCGCATCGGCGACCTGTACGCCGGCTTCCTCGACGAGCAGCGCATCGAGGAGCTCGGTGCGGCACCCCTGCGTC
The Kitasatospora paranensis genome window above contains:
- a CDS encoding TIGR03621 family F420-dependent LLM class oxidoreductase, with product MLGAVGVLSSSSTVATRMLKDGICAMNVRFGVNLTKLEDRASWMDKARRAEALGYDVITVPDHIGMPSPFLACALAAEATGSVQVGTFVSNTSFYSPALFARDVVTAAQLTGGRLEVGLGAGWKKPEFDRAGIPFEAPGKRVDRLVETLDEVTRVAGSDRPPVMIGGNGDRVLRLAARRADIVSFAGTRFDPQGRGMQYLTERQLDERVALVDAELRAAGREAVRRNIIVLRTQVTDDRRTALEDYSRFLRVSPEQVAALPAVLIGSPEQIAEQLSARRERFGIDYVIVQEAALDDFGKVMALFD
- a CDS encoding CmcI family methyltransferase, giving the protein MAEPGYEVNELAETAERLVVAKVARQGGIATYHDHHIRRAVTKARRTGQADELTSYVGLLTAERFQDPLPRLDRTDRDVLAALAFPARNFVATQGVTEHLTWAGQPLYKTVFDLACYPMLLAELGPGTIIELGSGSGGSALWLADVAEAHGLQPVIISIDRTAVDLKDDRVSFRTGDVRHLDEVLTDCDDLPRPWLVIEDAHAHVRTVLDFFDTRLTAGDYLLIEDSLAKRATLRDFLRDSPHHYRLDTRFLDLFGENSTSAIDSILRRV
- a CDS encoding JmjC domain-containing protein yields the protein MLRRLAGPRRDDDGARGGARGAVPGRRGRARHPSRAANAGVPDGAGRKTGQPPPLHAGVRLRHRLDRRATRRRGRDRTAGGPRIDPGPPGPPAVPPPAGRLARALAGDLGARVFANAYLTPDSAQGFAEHTDPYSAFLVQLAGAKRWLVRPSADAPAQEVVLRPLDVLWLPAGWLHAGVALPGSPSVHLTLAVNPLPLTDVVTAITESLMRQVDGETLPPLPADNAQHVLEREVDQLAARLRAALEGVDTKELARTLLARSVEGTAAPSDRVSTVLGFAPPDAPTGTGTPGDGGSRPGEPGPAAR